Part of the Brassica oleracea var. oleracea cultivar TO1000 chromosome C8, BOL, whole genome shotgun sequence genome is shown below.
GTTCGGGGTGCTTAGCGTTGTATCTTAAATCACTTTTACAACTTAAAATTATTAAAAAAGGAATAAGCACCCCTATTTGGGGTTTTGGGTCAATGGTGCTTAAGGGATTTTATTTGGTCAAAAGAGAATTATGAAGACAATCAGACACATTATTATTACGGAGACGGTTTATATTTTGTGATTGACTCAGAGATCTTGACATGGTGTTGACGCATACATGCACGCTTTACGAACGCAAAGACATGTTCTTTGGTCAATATCTCAGATCTTGAAATGGTGTAACGCAGATGTATTGAGTTCTTTTGTCCCGAACATGTTTGAGAACTCACTGATGGTTAACTCCCTATACTTTGGAGGGTTTTGTTCTGACAGAAGCTCTTTGATGGGTCCATACACTCGAGGATTCGCCTTCATGATGCTGCTTAAGAAACATGGCACCGAAATCCGCGGTTCAGCGGCTCCATTTGCTACCACCCTGTGCTCCACGCTTATGAACTTGTCGTTGCTTATAAGCTGCACAATAAAAGATGATCAAGTCACAAGGTCCATGCATGACCTTTAAACTAATATTACATTCATATATCCTACTAGCAATAATTATTCTTTAACCTGGAGAAGATCTCCGATGTTAACGACAAAAGCCCCAGGGACAGGAGGAACATCGACCCAATACTGGTCATGGAGAACTTGAAGCCCTCCGATATATATTTCCCTGAAGAACAATGGTTAGAAAAGAAAAATCGGTGTGCTTGCTTAAGCCTAGAGTAAGGTCGGGCTGAGGGCAGGGTGGGTAATACTGGCAGAACATGACCAGTGACTCGGTGCAGCCCATGTCCTTGAGATGATTAGGCTTTAACCCTAGGGCTTCTGAGAGAAGCTCAAAGAGCAGTTCACCTAAATTCATAATTTCTTTTTTTGTACTCCATCATAATCCACTACAAGAAAACACAAGTTTAGCGAGGAAACTTAACGAGGAAAACTAATCCTCGTAAATTTACGTCGATTTTACGAGGAACTTACGAGGAAATATAAAATCAACGTTATTTCCTCGTAAAATAACGACGAAATCATTTCGTCGTAAAGTCGATGTAATGTAACGTGGCTTTTACGAGGAAATACGCTTTCCTCGTAAACTCGACGTAAATGTAGAGTGTACTTTACGAGAAAATATTTTACGTCTACTTAACGAGGAAATTTTGAATCCACCAACTTTGTAGTTGTAACAAGTTTTTTTTTCCGGCAACCTAACTAAATTTCGTCGTAAATTCCTAGCAAAATTACAACTACCAGATTCGAAAATTTCCTATAAATATAGACGTTTGAACATCATTTTAAACACACCAACAAGAAAAAAAAACGTGAAAGAAAAAAAAATGTCGGGCTCCGGGAATATTTTCGAGATGCGGAGGTGGGATGTATATGCATAGAGATGCTAACGGGAGAGTGACGAAAGAATACCTTGTGAGACTGGAGACATTTATGCATCAAGCAGATTCCACACCGCTAACCCAAGAAAGCGGTAAGATGTTATGTCCTTGTCGGAAATGCAACAATTCAAAATTGGCAAATCGTGAAAATGTTTGAAAGCATTTAATAAATAGAAGCTTCACAATCAGAATGAAGCTAGTAGTAGTAATAGCAATTTTCAGGAAGAACCGGTTGATCATCATTTCCATAATGAACATAGTTACCATCAGGAGGAGCAGATGGTAGATTATGATAGGGTTCATGATATGGTAGCTGATGCATTCGTAGCTCATGATGAAGATGAAGAACCTAACATAGATGCAAAAAAGTTTTATGAAATGTTAAATGCGGCGAATCAGCCACGTTATAGTGGTTGTAGAGAAGGTCTCTCTAAATTGTCGTTGGCTGCTAGAATGATGAATATTAAAACTGATCACAATCTACCTAAAAGTTGCATGAATGAATGGGCAGACTTGTTTAAAAAGTATTTGCCGGAAGACAATGTGTCTGCTAGAATGATGAATATTAAAATTGATCACAGTCTACCTGAAAGTTGTATGAATGAATGGGCAGACTTGTTTAAAAGAGTATTTGCCGGAGACAATGTGTCTGCTGAGCTCACCACGGATGTGTGGGATGG
Proteins encoded:
- the LOC106310113 gene encoding LOW QUALITY PROTEIN: 1-aminocyclopropane-1-carboxylate oxidase homolog 8 (The sequence of the model RefSeq protein was modified relative to this genomic sequence to represent the inferred CDS: deleted 2 bases in 2 codons; substituted 1 base at 1 genomic stop codon), with protein sequence MATITTDRSTQLNAFEETKTGVKGLVDSGITEVPAIFRAPMVVLDNLKPPPASQLTIPTVDLKEGGVFLKNQEGSVTRRGMVEKIGDGAKKWGFFQVVNHGIPIDKMDKMREGIRGFHEQDTESKKRFYSRDHTRKWVCYSNVDLYTARAASWRDTLCCYMTPDPPTLEDLPAVCGGLXWSTKKEIMNLGELLFELLSEALGLKPNHLKDMGCTESLVMFCQYYPPCPQPDLTLGLSKHTDFSFLTIVLQGNIIGGLQVLHDQYWVDVPPVPGAFVVNIGDLLQLISNDKFISVEHRVVANGAAEPRISVPCFLSSIMKANPRVYGPIKELLSEQNPPKYRELTISEFSNMFGTKELNTSALHHFKI